In Bubalus bubalis isolate 160015118507 breed Murrah chromosome 3, NDDB_SH_1, whole genome shotgun sequence, a genomic segment contains:
- the RFNG gene encoding beta-1,3-N-acetylglucosaminyltransferase radical fringe isoform X1 gives MSRARGALCRACLALAAALGALLLLPLPRAPAPAPAPSRAVAPGSGPRAPPARPATAPRLRPDDVFIAVKTTRKNHGPRLGLLLRTWISRARRQTFIFTDGDDPELQLQGGGHIINTNCSAVHTRQALCCKMSVEYDKFIESGRKLLHVPRWFCHVDDDNYVNPKGLLQLLSTFSPSQDIYLGRPSLDHPIEATERIQGGGTVTTVKFWFATGGAGFCLSRGLALKMSPWASLGGFMSTAERVRLPDDCTVGYIVEGLLGARLLHSSLFHSHLENLQKLSPDTLLQQVTLSYGGPENPQNVVNVAGGFSLQQDPTRFKSIHCLLYPDTDWCPVQKQSDLAPP, from the exons ATGAGCCGCGCGCGGGGGGCGCTTTGCCGGGCCTGCCTCGCGCTGGCCGCGGCCCTGGGTGCGCTGCTGCTTTTGCCGTTGCCCCGCGCGCCTGCGCCCGCGCCAGCCCCGAGCCGGGCCGTGGCCCCCGGCTCCGGCCCGCGCGCGCCCCCTGCCCGGCCCGCCACCGCCCCCCGCCTGCGGCCCGACGACGTCTTCATCGCGGTCAAGACCACCCGAAAAAACCACGGGCCGCGCCTGGGGCTACTGCTGCGCACTTGGATCTCCCGGGCCCGACGGCAG ACGTTTATCTTTACCGACGGAGACGACCCTGAACTACAGCTCCAGGGAG GTGGCCACATCATCAACACCAACTGCTCTGCCGTGCACAcccgccaggctctgtgctgCAAGATGTCAGTGGAATATGACAAGTTTATTGAGTCCGGACGCAA aCTTCTACACGTTCCCAGGTGGTTCTGCCACGTGGATGATGACAACTATGTGAACCCCAAAGgcctgctgcagctgctgtccACCTTCTCACCCAGCCAGGACATCTACCTGGGGCGGCCCAGCCTGGACCACCCCATCGAGGCTACCGAGAGGATCCAGGGAGGTGGAACT GTGACCACGGTCAAGTTCTGGTTCGCTACCGGTGGGGCCGGGTTCTGCCTAAGTAGAGGCCTTGCTCTCAAGATGAGCCCATGGGCCAG CCTGGGCGGCTTCATGAGCACAGCTGAGCGGGTACGGCTGCCAGACGACTGCACGGTGGGCTACATCGTGGAGGGGCTGCTGGGCGCTCGCCTGCTGCACAGCTCGCTGTTCCACTCCCACCTGGAGAACCTACAGAAGCTGTCACCCGACACCCTGCTCCAGCAG GTCACCTTGAGCTACGGGGGACCCGAGAACCCACAGAACGTGGTGAACGTGGCTGGGGGCTTCAGCCTGCAGCAGGATCCCACCCG GTTTAAGTCCATCCACTGCCTTCTCTACCCGGACACGGATTGGTGTCCTGTGCAGAAGCAGAGCGACCTCGCCCCTCCGTGA
- the RFNG gene encoding beta-1,3-N-acetylglucosaminyltransferase radical fringe isoform X2 codes for MSRARGALCRACLALAAALGALLLLPLPRAPAPAPAPSRAVAPGSGPRAPPARPATAPRLRPDDVFIAVKTTRKNHGPRLGLLLRTWISRARRQTFIFTDGDDPELQLQGGGHIINTNCSAVHTRQALCCKMSVEYDKFIESGRKWFCHVDDDNYVNPKGLLQLLSTFSPSQDIYLGRPSLDHPIEATERIQGGGTVTTVKFWFATGGAGFCLSRGLALKMSPWASLGGFMSTAERVRLPDDCTVGYIVEGLLGARLLHSSLFHSHLENLQKLSPDTLLQQVTLSYGGPENPQNVVNVAGGFSLQQDPTRFKSIHCLLYPDTDWCPVQKQSDLAPP; via the exons ATGAGCCGCGCGCGGGGGGCGCTTTGCCGGGCCTGCCTCGCGCTGGCCGCGGCCCTGGGTGCGCTGCTGCTTTTGCCGTTGCCCCGCGCGCCTGCGCCCGCGCCAGCCCCGAGCCGGGCCGTGGCCCCCGGCTCCGGCCCGCGCGCGCCCCCTGCCCGGCCCGCCACCGCCCCCCGCCTGCGGCCCGACGACGTCTTCATCGCGGTCAAGACCACCCGAAAAAACCACGGGCCGCGCCTGGGGCTACTGCTGCGCACTTGGATCTCCCGGGCCCGACGGCAG ACGTTTATCTTTACCGACGGAGACGACCCTGAACTACAGCTCCAGGGAG GTGGCCACATCATCAACACCAACTGCTCTGCCGTGCACAcccgccaggctctgtgctgCAAGATGTCAGTGGAATATGACAAGTTTATTGAGTCCGGACGCAA GTGGTTCTGCCACGTGGATGATGACAACTATGTGAACCCCAAAGgcctgctgcagctgctgtccACCTTCTCACCCAGCCAGGACATCTACCTGGGGCGGCCCAGCCTGGACCACCCCATCGAGGCTACCGAGAGGATCCAGGGAGGTGGAACT GTGACCACGGTCAAGTTCTGGTTCGCTACCGGTGGGGCCGGGTTCTGCCTAAGTAGAGGCCTTGCTCTCAAGATGAGCCCATGGGCCAG CCTGGGCGGCTTCATGAGCACAGCTGAGCGGGTACGGCTGCCAGACGACTGCACGGTGGGCTACATCGTGGAGGGGCTGCTGGGCGCTCGCCTGCTGCACAGCTCGCTGTTCCACTCCCACCTGGAGAACCTACAGAAGCTGTCACCCGACACCCTGCTCCAGCAG GTCACCTTGAGCTACGGGGGACCCGAGAACCCACAGAACGTGGTGAACGTGGCTGGGGGCTTCAGCCTGCAGCAGGATCCCACCCG GTTTAAGTCCATCCACTGCCTTCTCTACCCGGACACGGATTGGTGTCCTGTGCAGAAGCAGAGCGACCTCGCCCCTCCGTGA